From a region of the Latilactobacillus sakei genome:
- the clpB gene encoding ATP-dependent chaperone ClpB gives MNPEQMTQAVQDAIAEAQNIAKTRHQTEIDVPHLFKYLIQPQQLGRQIYQEAGIDLTALENEIDREIDTIPTVEGQTNYGQNISQNLYQVLNAAQTYMQAFQDEFLSTETVILGLMKLKYNPLVQFLQKNNVTTKQLKDIITNLRGGERVTSKNQEDNYQALEKYGTDLVKAVREGKMDPVIGRDEEIRNVIRILSRKTKNNPVLIGEPGVGKTAIVEGLAQRIVRKDVPDNLKDKTIVSLDMGTLIAGAKYRGEFEERLKAVLKEVKKSEGRILVFIDEIHTIVGAGKTEGSMDAGNLLKPMLARGELHMIGATTLDEYRQNIEKDKALERRFQKVLIQEPTVEDTISILRGLKERFEIFHGVRIHDNALVAAATLSNRYITDRFLPDKAIDLVDEASANINVEMNSQPTELDQATRQLMQLEIEEAALKNETDAASQKRLAETQKQLADLRETTNNLKMRWETEKADLNKINDKKEELDQAKRQLEDAQSNYDLETAAKLQHATIPQLEQDLADLEKAEKPEDWMVQESVTENEIATVVSSQTGIPVAKLVAGDRQKLLQLADHLHERVIGQDQAVDAVTDAVLRARAGLQDPNRPLGSFLFLGPTGVGKTELAKALAEDLFDSERHMVRIDMSEYMEKYSVSRLVGAAPGYVGYEEGGQLTEAVRRNPYTIVLLDEIEKAHPDVFNILLQVLDDGRLTDSQGRTIDFKNTIIIMTSNLGSEILLDGVDEHGQISKEAANSVQALIQTKFKPEFLNRIDDTIMFTPLSLQDVEQIVVKMLADLSHRLADQEITLTISEDAKLWVAKEGYDPAFGARPLRRYITNRIETPLAKEIIAGNVLPNTTVEIGLKEDQLVFENKATD, from the coding sequence ATGAATCCAGAACAAATGACACAAGCTGTTCAAGATGCAATTGCCGAAGCACAGAATATTGCAAAAACGCGTCATCAAACAGAAATCGATGTCCCTCATTTATTTAAATATTTAATTCAACCCCAACAATTAGGGCGGCAAATCTATCAGGAAGCGGGCATTGATTTAACCGCACTTGAAAATGAAATTGACCGCGAGATTGATACGATTCCAACGGTCGAAGGTCAAACAAACTACGGCCAAAATATTTCACAAAATCTTTATCAAGTTTTAAACGCGGCTCAAACTTACATGCAAGCCTTCCAAGATGAATTTTTATCAACTGAAACGGTTATTCTCGGCTTGATGAAATTGAAATATAATCCGTTGGTACAATTTTTACAAAAAAATAACGTGACAACTAAACAATTAAAAGACATTATTACTAACTTAAGAGGAGGCGAGCGTGTGACATCTAAAAACCAAGAAGATAACTACCAAGCGCTTGAAAAGTATGGCACAGACTTAGTGAAAGCGGTTCGTGAAGGCAAAATGGATCCCGTGATTGGCCGGGACGAAGAAATTAGAAATGTGATTCGAATTCTTTCTAGAAAAACCAAGAATAATCCGGTTTTAATCGGGGAACCCGGTGTTGGGAAAACTGCGATTGTTGAAGGTTTAGCGCAACGAATCGTTAGAAAAGATGTTCCTGATAACTTAAAGGATAAAACCATTGTTTCACTTGATATGGGGACCTTAATTGCAGGGGCCAAATACCGTGGTGAGTTTGAAGAACGGCTCAAAGCAGTCTTAAAAGAAGTTAAGAAGAGCGAAGGTCGGATTTTAGTCTTTATCGACGAAATTCACACAATCGTTGGTGCTGGTAAGACTGAAGGTAGTATGGATGCCGGCAATCTTTTGAAACCAATGTTGGCCCGTGGCGAATTACACATGATCGGGGCGACAACGCTTGATGAATACCGACAAAATATCGAAAAAGATAAAGCGCTCGAAAGACGTTTCCAAAAAGTGTTAATTCAAGAACCAACCGTTGAAGATACGATTAGTATTTTACGAGGCTTGAAGGAACGTTTCGAAATTTTCCACGGTGTTCGTATTCATGATAATGCCTTAGTGGCCGCCGCAACGTTATCTAACCGCTACATCACGGATCGTTTCCTGCCTGATAAGGCAATCGACTTAGTTGATGAAGCGAGTGCTAATATTAACGTTGAAATGAACTCACAACCCACTGAGCTCGATCAAGCAACCCGGCAATTAATGCAACTAGAAATTGAAGAAGCCGCATTGAAGAATGAAACGGATGCGGCTTCACAAAAACGATTAGCTGAAACGCAAAAACAATTAGCGGATTTACGCGAAACAACCAATAATTTGAAGATGCGTTGGGAAACCGAAAAAGCCGATTTGAACAAGATTAACGACAAAAAAGAAGAATTAGACCAGGCAAAACGGCAATTAGAAGACGCTCAAAGTAACTACGATTTGGAAACCGCTGCTAAGTTACAACACGCTACGATTCCACAATTGGAACAAGATCTGGCGGACCTTGAAAAGGCTGAAAAGCCAGAGGATTGGATGGTTCAAGAATCAGTTACTGAAAATGAAATTGCGACCGTTGTTAGTTCGCAAACCGGGATTCCAGTCGCTAAATTAGTGGCCGGCGATCGGCAGAAACTATTACAATTAGCTGATCATTTACACGAACGGGTAATCGGCCAAGACCAAGCTGTTGATGCGGTCACAGATGCCGTTTTAAGAGCGCGTGCTGGCTTGCAAGACCCTAATAGACCTTTGGGCTCATTCTTGTTCTTAGGCCCTACTGGGGTTGGTAAAACGGAATTAGCTAAAGCTTTAGCGGAAGACCTCTTCGATTCTGAACGACACATGGTCCGAATCGATATGAGTGAATACATGGAGAAATACTCGGTATCACGACTTGTGGGGGCAGCACCGGGGTATGTCGGTTATGAAGAAGGCGGCCAATTGACGGAAGCTGTTCGTCGTAACCCCTATACAATTGTCTTGTTAGATGAAATTGAAAAGGCCCATCCAGATGTCTTCAATATTCTTTTACAAGTCTTAGATGATGGTCGATTAACCGATTCACAAGGTCGGACGATCGATTTTAAGAATACGATTATCATTATGACCTCTAACCTGGGCTCTGAAATCCTCTTGGATGGTGTTGATGAGCACGGTCAAATTTCAAAAGAAGCAGCCAACAGCGTTCAAGCCTTGATTCAAACAAAATTCAAGCCAGAATTCTTGAACCGAATTGATGATACGATTATGTTTACGCCATTGAGCTTACAAGATGTCGAACAAATCGTAGTTAAGATGTTGGCAGATTTATCACATCGTTTAGCAGATCAAGAAATTACATTGACGATTTCTGAAGATGCCAAGTTGTGGGTTGCCAAAGAAGGGTATGATCCAGCGTTTGGGGCACGACCATTACGGCGCTATATTACCAACCGGATTGAAACGCCATTGGCCAAAGAAATCATTGCCGGAAACGTTTTACCTAACACAACAGTTGAAATTGGTCTAAAAGAAGATCAATTAGTATTCGAAAACAAAGCAACTGACTAA
- a CDS encoding DUF1049 domain-containing protein, translating to MMKKQGRLITILILALIVVVFAVLNVDPVAINFGLTTVDWPLIIVIVVSLLIGAIITFLAATGSSLSQRKAQKQWTKEKADLEQDQEAKIKAAVEAEQAKQKQAYDKLLADKEAELHEMNAKMKQLMRDKQM from the coding sequence ATGATGAAAAAGCAAGGTCGTTTAATTACCATTTTAATTCTCGCACTCATCGTAGTGGTTTTTGCTGTCTTGAATGTTGATCCAGTTGCCATTAATTTTGGCCTTACAACGGTTGATTGGCCCTTGATTATCGTAATTGTTGTGTCCCTTTTAATCGGCGCGATTATCACGTTCTTAGCCGCAACGGGGAGTTCATTGAGTCAACGTAAGGCACAAAAGCAATGGACTAAAGAAAAAGCAGACCTAGAACAAGATCAAGAAGCAAAAATTAAAGCCGCAGTTGAAGCAGAACAAGCTAAACAAAAGCAGGCTTATGATAAACTATTGGCTGATAAAGAAGCCGAATTACACGAAATGAACGCTAAAATGAAGCAATTAATGCGTGACAAACAAATGTAA
- a CDS encoding short-chain dehydrogenase, giving the protein MQSLAALQDLKQKIVVITGGSSGLGRAIAYEAASKGAIVVVLARRQAALEAVRDECQRLSGQTAYAYQLDVSDPEAIETVVAQLTAEVGTPDVLVNTAGFGHFEEALATPMPLVEQMFRVNVLGLMYLTRAIGSQMIEKQRGHIINIASMAGKMATPKSAIYSATKFAVVGYSNGLRLELKPFGVQVTTVNPGPIDTAFFDIADQTGNYLKSVNWIVLDPDQLAHKIVGAIGHPKREINAPWLMSLGAQCYQLAPHIGDYVAGHLFNKK; this is encoded by the coding sequence ATGCAAAGTTTAGCAGCGTTACAAGACTTAAAACAAAAGATTGTGGTCATCACAGGGGGCTCGTCAGGTTTAGGCCGGGCAATTGCCTATGAAGCAGCTAGCAAAGGTGCCATTGTTGTCGTTTTAGCACGGCGTCAAGCGGCCTTGGAGGCAGTTCGTGATGAATGTCAACGGCTCTCTGGTCAAACAGCTTATGCTTACCAATTAGATGTCAGTGACCCAGAAGCGATTGAAACGGTTGTGGCGCAATTAACAGCAGAAGTGGGGACGCCGGATGTTTTAGTGAATACTGCTGGCTTTGGTCACTTTGAAGAAGCGCTCGCCACACCAATGCCTTTGGTGGAACAGATGTTTAGAGTGAATGTCTTGGGGTTGATGTATTTGACGCGGGCCATTGGCTCACAGATGATTGAAAAACAACGTGGGCACATTATTAACATTGCCTCAATGGCTGGTAAGATGGCGACACCTAAATCAGCAATCTATTCAGCGACTAAGTTTGCCGTGGTAGGCTACTCAAATGGATTACGGCTTGAATTGAAACCATTTGGGGTTCAAGTGACGACCGTTAATCCAGGGCCGATTGATACCGCCTTTTTTGACATTGCTGATCAAACGGGTAACTATCTTAAATCAGTTAACTGGATTGTGCTTGATCCAGATCAACTCGCGCACAAGATTGTCGGGGCTATTGGACATCCTAAACGCGAAATTAATGCACCATGGTTGATGTCACTAGGTGCCCAATGCTATCAATTGGCGCCCCATATCGGTGATTATGTCGCTGGTCATTTGTTTAACAAAAAATAG
- the rpmF gene encoding 50S ribosomal protein L32, which translates to MAVPARRTSKTKKRMRRGHIKLNTPNVQFDATNGEYRVSHRVSPKGFYKGEQVVTPKAND; encoded by the coding sequence ATGGCAGTTCCAGCAAGAAGAACATCAAAGACGAAGAAACGTATGCGTCGTGGACATATCAAATTGAACACACCAAACGTACAATTCGATGCAACTAATGGCGAATACCGTGTAAGTCACCGTGTTTCACCAAAAGGTTTCTACAAAGGCGAACAAGTTGTTACACCAAAAGCTAACGACTAG
- a CDS encoding DNA polymerase III subunit alpha: MAFVQLQVKSTYTLLESTTKITDLVTAAKARGYQSLALTDKNVVYGLVDFYKAAKAAGIKPLLGITIEVGGILQTDERFPLILLAKNLTGYQNILKISTEIMTQSGLVPFETVQSLLGQLVVITPSQDGELVRLLLQNDTTTAQAYLEQLKAVADADSLYLGISAKQAASQQRVPLGQLSQQTAVPLVALGDVRYLEPEDAFAVQVLQHIKAGTQVNLQTPQAPGGYYLEDAQQVTAAFETLQLTEAIANTQKIAAQCQVDLSFKRAQLPQFETPAGQSAATYLKQQSQAGLQARFRTKAIPETYQARLDYELQVINEMGFADYFLIVADVMQYAHQQNIMTGPGRGSAAGSLVAYALRITDVDPIQYQLLFERFLNPNRANMPDIDLDIPDNRRDEVLDYVYQKYGQNHMAQIITFGTLAAKMALKDVGRVFGLSQFEMSAWSKAIPNVLKITLQEAYEQSQALKNLVADSQQNRLLFETAQRIEGLPRHYSTHAAGIVLSQAPLTETVALQSGGEEIELTQLPMGNVEELGLLKIDFLGLRNLGILANIVKLVSQQTGQPFNPQNIPLDDPATLALFQQGDTNGIFQFESTGIKNVLRRLKPTSFEDIVATDALYRPGPMENIDTFIDRKNGKVPVTYPDDSLAEILQPTYGILVYQEQVMQAASKMGGFTLGEADILRRAMSKKKKAVIDASRTKFIEGALALGHTEQAATTVYDYIEQFANYGFNRSHAVAYSKIAFWLAYLKVHHPEAFFAAVLNAVLNQGTKTKTYLAEAKKRKLAVLPPDINLSQRYFKVTDAGIIFGLYSIKGLRRDFVAAILDERQTGGPFKSVLQFLQRLAAKYLKKDALVALIYSGAFDQFNPNRNALLMNLDDLLDSVKLAGDNMSLFEILAPKEKTVPNLTLTERLDKEAEYLGAYLSGHPVEKYDRVRRYYHVPEVSDLAPNQNVRLVLFVRRIKVIRTKKGEQMAFVTGQDATGEISVTLFASVYRQVADWLAKEQVILVTGKTEQRQELQLIGNQIMLAEQAQTGLPKATLYLRLSADLTREQQQKMYQLLEKSRGPIPVILYNSATKKSILLNERYWIANDEKLTTALTTLLGPTNVILKGFS, translated from the coding sequence TTGGCATTTGTGCAACTCCAGGTTAAGAGTACCTATACGCTCTTAGAAAGTACCACTAAAATTACGGATTTAGTAACAGCCGCCAAAGCGCGGGGCTATCAGAGTTTAGCGTTAACTGATAAGAACGTTGTCTACGGGTTAGTGGATTTTTACAAGGCGGCCAAAGCGGCCGGGATTAAGCCGTTATTGGGGATCACAATTGAAGTCGGTGGGATCTTACAAACCGACGAACGGTTTCCATTAATTTTATTGGCTAAAAATTTAACGGGTTATCAAAATATTTTAAAAATTTCAACGGAAATTATGACGCAATCAGGATTGGTGCCGTTTGAAACGGTTCAATCACTATTAGGGCAATTAGTGGTTATTACACCCAGTCAAGATGGTGAGTTAGTGCGCCTATTATTGCAAAATGATACAACGACAGCACAGGCCTATCTTGAGCAGTTAAAGGCGGTTGCTGATGCAGATAGCCTTTATCTAGGGATTAGTGCTAAACAAGCGGCTAGCCAACAGCGAGTGCCGCTGGGACAATTAAGTCAGCAAACGGCAGTACCGTTAGTTGCTTTAGGTGACGTGCGGTATTTAGAGCCGGAAGACGCATTTGCGGTTCAAGTCCTACAGCATATTAAGGCAGGGACGCAGGTTAATCTCCAAACACCACAAGCGCCAGGTGGCTATTATTTAGAAGACGCGCAGCAGGTAACGGCTGCCTTTGAGACGTTACAACTAACAGAAGCGATTGCTAATACGCAAAAAATTGCGGCTCAATGTCAGGTTGATTTATCTTTCAAACGGGCCCAGCTTCCCCAATTTGAGACTCCCGCCGGCCAATCAGCCGCCACTTATTTAAAGCAACAGAGTCAAGCGGGTTTACAAGCGCGTTTTAGGACAAAAGCTATTCCAGAGACTTACCAGGCACGCTTAGACTACGAGTTACAGGTTATCAACGAAATGGGTTTTGCTGATTATTTCTTGATTGTTGCCGATGTGATGCAATACGCTCATCAACAAAACATCATGACGGGACCAGGGCGGGGTTCGGCTGCCGGATCGTTAGTGGCCTACGCGCTACGGATTACAGATGTTGATCCAATTCAGTATCAGTTACTATTTGAACGGTTCTTAAATCCCAATCGCGCCAATATGCCAGATATTGATTTGGATATCCCGGATAATCGGCGGGATGAAGTTTTAGATTACGTTTATCAAAAATACGGTCAAAATCATATGGCCCAAATCATTACGTTTGGTACTTTGGCTGCCAAGATGGCGTTAAAAGATGTTGGACGGGTCTTTGGACTCAGTCAGTTTGAAATGAGCGCTTGGTCCAAAGCAATTCCCAACGTTTTAAAAATTACGCTCCAAGAAGCTTACGAGCAATCACAAGCTTTGAAGAACCTTGTAGCGGATTCTCAACAAAATCGCTTATTATTTGAAACTGCGCAGCGAATTGAAGGCTTACCACGCCATTATTCAACCCATGCAGCAGGCATTGTATTGAGTCAAGCACCATTAACCGAGACCGTTGCGCTGCAAAGTGGTGGTGAAGAAATTGAATTAACTCAACTACCAATGGGTAATGTTGAAGAGTTAGGCCTATTGAAAATTGACTTCTTGGGCCTGAGAAATCTGGGAATTTTAGCGAATATTGTTAAATTAGTCAGTCAACAAACAGGCCAGCCTTTTAATCCGCAAAATATTCCGTTAGATGATCCAGCAACGCTAGCGCTATTTCAACAAGGCGATACAAACGGTATTTTCCAGTTTGAATCGACAGGCATCAAAAATGTTTTACGGCGCTTGAAGCCAACTTCTTTTGAAGATATTGTCGCAACTGATGCACTTTATCGACCAGGTCCAATGGAAAATATCGATACCTTTATCGACCGTAAAAATGGCAAGGTTCCCGTGACTTATCCGGATGACTCCTTAGCTGAGATTTTGCAACCAACTTACGGTATTTTAGTATACCAAGAACAGGTTATGCAGGCGGCTTCTAAAATGGGGGGCTTTACTTTAGGGGAAGCCGACATCTTACGGCGGGCAATGAGTAAGAAGAAAAAAGCAGTCATTGATGCAAGTCGTACCAAGTTTATCGAGGGTGCACTGGCTTTAGGCCATACTGAGCAAGCAGCGACAACAGTCTACGACTACATCGAGCAGTTTGCCAATTATGGTTTTAACCGTTCGCATGCGGTCGCTTACAGCAAAATTGCCTTTTGGTTAGCTTATTTAAAGGTTCATCATCCAGAAGCTTTTTTCGCTGCAGTTTTAAATGCTGTCTTGAACCAAGGGACGAAGACCAAAACGTATTTAGCGGAAGCTAAAAAACGGAAATTAGCAGTTTTACCACCCGATATTAATCTCAGTCAGCGTTATTTTAAGGTGACAGATGCCGGGATTATTTTTGGGTTATACAGCATCAAGGGCTTACGTCGGGATTTTGTCGCGGCGATTTTGGATGAGCGCCAAACGGGTGGTCCGTTCAAATCTGTGTTACAGTTTCTACAACGACTAGCGGCGAAGTATCTCAAAAAAGACGCGTTAGTAGCGCTAATTTACAGTGGGGCTTTTGATCAGTTTAATCCCAACCGCAATGCGCTTTTGATGAATCTGGATGATTTATTGGATAGTGTCAAGTTAGCGGGTGATAACATGTCGTTGTTTGAAATTCTAGCGCCTAAAGAAAAAACGGTGCCCAACTTGACGTTAACAGAGCGCTTAGATAAAGAAGCAGAGTACCTCGGGGCTTATCTTTCAGGGCATCCGGTTGAAAAGTACGACCGTGTTCGGCGGTACTACCATGTGCCAGAAGTCAGTGACTTAGCACCCAACCAAAATGTTCGGTTGGTCTTATTTGTCCGTCGCATTAAGGTGATTCGGACGAAAAAAGGCGAGCAAATGGCTTTTGTAACAGGACAAGACGCCACTGGCGAAATTAGTGTCACATTGTTTGCATCAGTCTATCGGCAAGTAGCGGACTGGTTGGCCAAAGAACAAGTGATCCTCGTCACGGGGAAGACGGAACAGCGCCAAGAGTTGCAACTTATTGGCAATCAGATTATGTTAGCGGAACAAGCCCAAACAGGTCTGCCTAAAGCGACACTTTACTTGCGCTTATCAGCAGATTTAACGCGCGAACAGCAACAAAAGATGTATCAGTTACTCGAAAAAAGTCGGGGTCCAATCCCGGTCATTCTCTATAATTCAGCAACGAAGAAGTCAATTCTTTTAAACGAACGCTATTGGATTGCGAACGATGAAAAACTAACGACGGCGCTTACAACCTTACTGGGGCCTACAAACGTTATTTTAAAGGGCTTTAGTTAG
- a CDS encoding DUF2929 domain-containing protein, giving the protein MKYVMTLFWTLIFGFVVGFIGSKLVKMDFNVQATLTVSVIFGILLNLVPLVLPKDPAA; this is encoded by the coding sequence ATGAAATACGTTATGACGCTTTTTTGGACACTAATCTTCGGATTTGTCGTTGGCTTCATCGGTTCTAAGTTAGTTAAAATGGACTTTAATGTTCAAGCAACGTTGACTGTCTCAGTCATCTTTGGGATTTTACTCAACCTAGTACCCCTTGTTTTACCTAAAGACCCAGCTGCATAA
- a CDS encoding glutamate/gamma-aminobutyrate family transporter YjeM: MAEKKKTSKLTLGALILMIFTSVFGFTNIPRAFFLMGYASIFWYVLAAVTFFIPYAFMLGEMGAAFGEAKGGIYSWMEKSVNAKFAFIGTFMWFASYIIWMVNVGNGIWIPLSNAIFGVDKTQSWTFFGLTNGVQTLGILAIIWIIVITFVTSKGLDKVKKVTSIGGSAITLINVILFLGGLLILILNKGVTAQPITAKAFFQSPNESYTSMIQVFSFVVFAIFAYGGLEVVGGLVDETENAKVNFPKGLAISAIVIAIGYAVGIFMMGTFTNWDFVFKTGGGFAKATGSNAEVTLGNVAYIAMNNMGYQLGLALHMSQHAAIEVGVWLSRYMGLSMFLALSGAFFTLIFSPLKTIIEGTPAELWPKSFAKKNKHNMPVNAMIVQAAIVIVIIAFVAFGGKSAAKFFEILTAMTNVSMTLPYLFVAFAFFGFKKDNSIEKPFTIYKGKTFYKFCVWMVMFTVGFANVFTIIQPAIDGNLGQTFWSIAGPVFFTIVALIMFNRYEKKTGLK, from the coding sequence GTGGCAGAAAAGAAAAAGACGAGTAAGTTGACCTTAGGGGCACTTATTCTGATGATTTTCACGTCAGTCTTTGGGTTTACAAATATTCCACGAGCGTTTTTCTTAATGGGATATGCATCAATTTTTTGGTACGTTTTAGCGGCTGTAACCTTCTTTATTCCTTATGCATTTATGCTCGGGGAAATGGGCGCTGCCTTTGGTGAAGCTAAGGGTGGGATTTATTCTTGGATGGAAAAATCCGTCAATGCTAAATTTGCCTTTATTGGGACTTTCATGTGGTTTGCGTCATACATCATTTGGATGGTTAACGTTGGGAACGGGATTTGGATTCCATTATCAAATGCTATTTTCGGAGTTGATAAGACGCAAAGTTGGACATTCTTTGGGTTAACCAATGGTGTGCAAACATTAGGAATTCTTGCTATTATTTGGATTATTGTGATTACTTTTGTCACATCCAAAGGGCTTGATAAAGTCAAAAAAGTAACAAGCATCGGTGGTTCAGCCATCACATTGATTAATGTGATCTTATTCTTAGGTGGGTTATTAATCCTGATCCTAAACAAGGGTGTTACAGCGCAACCAATTACGGCTAAGGCCTTTTTCCAATCACCTAATGAAAGTTACACATCAATGATTCAAGTTTTTAGTTTCGTTGTATTTGCAATCTTCGCATATGGTGGTTTGGAAGTTGTTGGTGGGTTAGTTGATGAAACAGAAAATGCTAAAGTCAACTTCCCTAAAGGCTTAGCAATTTCAGCAATCGTAATTGCAATTGGTTATGCCGTTGGGATTTTCATGATGGGGACCTTTACTAACTGGGACTTCGTCTTCAAAACAGGTGGCGGTTTTGCCAAAGCAACTGGCTCAAATGCCGAAGTTACTTTAGGGAACGTTGCTTATATTGCGATGAACAACATGGGTTACCAATTAGGACTTGCGCTTCATATGAGTCAACATGCTGCTATTGAAGTTGGGGTTTGGTTGAGTCGTTACATGGGTCTTTCAATGTTCCTTGCACTTAGTGGTGCATTCTTTACATTGATTTTCTCACCTCTTAAGACGATTATCGAAGGCACACCAGCCGAATTATGGCCTAAGTCATTCGCTAAGAAGAACAAACACAACATGCCAGTTAACGCAATGATTGTGCAAGCTGCGATTGTCATCGTGATTATCGCTTTTGTTGCCTTTGGTGGTAAGAGTGCTGCTAAGTTCTTCGAAATTTTAACAGCAATGACAAACGTTTCAATGACATTACCATACTTATTCGTTGCTTTTGCCTTCTTTGGCTTTAAGAAGGATAACAGTATCGAAAAACCATTCACGATTTATAAGGGTAAAACTTTCTATAAATTCTGTGTTTGGATGGTGATGTTTACAGTTGGTTTCGCCAATGTCTTCACCATTATTCAACCTGCAATCGACGGTAACCTTGGCCAAACATTCTGGTCAATTGCCGGTCCAGTCTTCTTTACAATTGTTGCATTGATTATGTTCAATCGTTACGAAAAGAAAACAGGTTTAAAATAA
- the pfkA gene encoding 6-phosphofructokinase: protein MKRIGILTSGGDAPGMNAAIRAVARKAMHEGLEVYGINYGFAGLVAGDIFKMDPITVGDKVQRGGTFLYSARYPEFAQVEGQLKGIEQLNKFGIEALVVIGGDGSYHGALRLTEHGYNTIGLPGTIDNDIPFTDQTIGFDTAVNTVLESIDRIRDTAASHERTFVVEVMGRGAGDIALWAGVAGGAQDIIIPEHDFDVKAVADKLRASREHGQKHAIIVLAEGVMHADEFSEKLSEYGDFHLRSTVLGHVVRGGSPTASDRVLASRLGSKAVELLLEGKGGLALGIEKNEIIAHDITDLFNHKHHAQLGLYDLNEDLAY from the coding sequence ATGAAACGCATAGGTATTTTGACAAGTGGTGGGGATGCACCTGGTATGAACGCTGCTATCCGTGCCGTTGCAAGAAAAGCAATGCATGAAGGCCTTGAAGTCTATGGTATCAATTATGGTTTTGCTGGTTTAGTTGCCGGTGATATCTTCAAGATGGATCCAATTACGGTTGGTGATAAGGTTCAACGTGGTGGTACTTTCTTGTATTCAGCTCGTTATCCAGAATTTGCACAAGTCGAAGGACAATTGAAAGGTATTGAACAACTCAACAAGTTCGGTATCGAAGCTTTAGTTGTTATCGGTGGTGATGGTTCTTATCACGGTGCACTACGTTTGACTGAACATGGTTATAACACAATCGGTCTACCAGGAACGATTGACAATGATATTCCATTTACAGACCAAACAATTGGATTTGATACAGCTGTTAATACAGTTCTTGAATCAATTGACCGTATTCGCGATACGGCTGCAAGTCACGAAAGAACTTTTGTTGTGGAAGTAATGGGCCGTGGCGCTGGCGACATCGCTTTATGGGCTGGTGTTGCCGGTGGCGCACAAGATATTATTATTCCAGAACATGATTTCGATGTTAAGGCCGTTGCAGATAAGCTACGTGCTTCACGTGAACATGGTCAAAAACATGCTATTATTGTTTTAGCTGAAGGTGTTATGCACGCCGATGAATTCTCAGAAAAACTTTCTGAATACGGCGACTTCCACTTACGTTCAACTGTTTTAGGACACGTTGTTCGTGGTGGCTCACCAACAGCTAGTGATCGTGTGTTAGCTAGTCGCTTAGGCTCAAAAGCAGTTGAATTATTGCTTGAAGGCAAAGGCGGTTTGGCACTTGGAATTGAAAAGAATGAAATTATCGCACATGATATTACAGACTTATTCAACCACAAACACCATGCGCAATTAGGTCTTTATGATTTAAATGAAGATTTAGCATACTAG